In Mustela nigripes isolate SB6536 chromosome 2, MUSNIG.SB6536, whole genome shotgun sequence, a single window of DNA contains:
- the RFC4 gene encoding replication factor C subunit 4 — MQAFLKGTSVSTKPPLKDRGVAATAGSSGENKKTKPVPWVEKYRPKCVDEVAFQEEVVAVLKKSLEGADLPNLLFYGPPGTGKTSTILAAARELFGPELFRLRVLELNASDERGIQVVREKVKNFAQLTVSGSRSDGKPCPPFKIVILDEADSMTSAAQAALRRTMEKESKTTRFCLICNYVSRIIEPLTSRCSKFRFKPLSDKIQQQRLLDIADKEHVKISNEGIAYLVKVSEGDLRKAITFLQSATRLTGGKEITEKVITDIAGVIPAETIDGIFAACQSGSFDKLEAVVKDLIDEGHAATQLVNQFHDVVVENDNLSDKQKSIITEKLAEVDKCLADGADEHLQLISLCATVMQQLTQNC, encoded by the exons ATGCAGGCTTTTCTAAAAGGCACATCTGTTAGTACTAAACCACCACTGAAGGATCGAGGAGTAGCTGCCACAGCTGGAAGCAGTGGAGAGaacaagaaaaccaaacctgTCCCATGGGTGGAAAAATA TCGCCCAAAATGTGTGGATGAAGTTGCTTTCCAGGAAGAAGTGGTTGCAGTGCTGAAAAAGTCTTTAGAAGGAGCTGAT CTCCCTAATCTCTTGTTTTATGGGCCACCTGGAACTGGAAAAACATCCACTATTTTGGCAGCAGCTAGGGAGCTTTTTGG GCCTGAACTTTTTAGATTAAGAGTTCTTGAGTTAAATGCATCTGATGAACGTGGAATACAAGTAGTTAGAGAAAAAGTGAAGAATTTTGCTCAATTAACTGTGTCAGGAAGTCGTTCAGA TGGGAAGCCATGTCCTCCTTTTAAGATTGTGATTCTGGATGAGGCAGATTCTATGACCTCAGCTGCTCAGGCAGCTTTACGACGTACCATGGAGAAGGAGTCTAAAACCACGAGATTCTGTCTCATCTGTAACTATGTCAGTCG AATAATTGAACCTCTGACGTCTAGATGTTCTAAATTCCGATTCAAACCACTGTCAGATAAAATTCAACAGCAGCGATTACTAGACATTGCTGATAAAGAACATGTCAAAATTAGCAATGAG GGAATAGCTTATCTTGTTAAAGTGTCAGAAGGAGATTTAAGAAAAGCCATTACATTTCTTCAAAGCGCTACCCGATTAACGGGTGGAAAGGAGATCACAGAGAAGGTGATTACAGACATTGCTGGG GTAATACCAGCGGAGACAATTGATGGAATATTTGCTGCATGTCAGAGTGGCTCATTTGACAAACTAGAAGCTGTGGTAAAA GACTTAATTGATGAGGGTCATGCAGCAACTCAGCTTGTAAATCAATTTCATGATGTGGTGGTAGAAAATGATAACCTTTCTGATAAACAGAAATCCATTATCACAGAAAAACTTGCC GAAGTAGACAAATGCTTAGCAGATGGTGCTGATGAACATCTACAATTGATCAGCCTCTGTGCGACAGTGATGCAGCAGTTAACTCAGAATTGCTGA